In Ochrobactrum vermis, the following proteins share a genomic window:
- a CDS encoding heavy-metal-associated domain-containing protein produces the protein MMKFSVPKMKCGGCADNVTVALRKLDATAPIDIDLDKKEVEFGGTVSQDAVLSALAAAGYPATSAQ, from the coding sequence TTGATGAAGTTTTCCGTTCCCAAGATGAAATGCGGTGGTTGTGCCGATAACGTTACCGTCGCGCTGCGTAAACTCGATGCAACTGCGCCAATCGATATCGATCTCGACAAGAAAGAGGTGGAGTTCGGCGGCACTGTTTCACAGGATGCTGTGCTTTCCGCATTGGCTGCAGCCGGATATCCGGCAACGAGTGCGCAATAA